From Bacteroidota bacterium, the proteins below share one genomic window:
- a CDS encoding aminodeoxychorismate/anthranilate synthase component II: MQKVLLLDNYDSFTWNLAQILTESGLCEFDVIKNDQITIKGAQVYDKILLSPGPGLPDDAGILKPLIKELGPTKSILGVCLGHQAIAEVHGIKLKQLKEISHGESTTVSIIEEHHDYLFDGLPKKFQAGRYHSWIVDLCSFNNELKVTALNENYRIMAISHREYDVKGVQFHPESILTPLGSKIIENWLRH; the protein is encoded by the coding sequence ATGCAGAAAGTACTTCTATTAGATAATTATGATTCCTTTACCTGGAATCTTGCCCAAATTCTCACCGAAAGTGGATTATGCGAATTTGATGTAATCAAAAACGATCAGATCACTATCAAGGGAGCACAAGTCTATGACAAAATTCTGCTATCGCCAGGACCAGGATTACCTGATGATGCAGGTATTTTAAAACCATTGATCAAAGAATTGGGACCAACTAAATCTATTTTAGGAGTTTGCCTTGGGCATCAGGCTATAGCTGAAGTGCATGGTATAAAACTAAAACAGCTGAAAGAAATTTCTCATGGTGAATCAACTACCGTTAGCATAATTGAAGAGCATCATGATTACCTCTTTGATGGCTTGCCGAAAAAATTTCAGGCAGGAAGATACCATTCGTGGATTGTTGATTTGTGCTCTTTCAACAATGAATTAAAGGTAACTGCCTTAAATGAGAACTATCGGATTATGGCAATTTCGCATCGAGAATACGATGTTAAAGGAGTTCAGTTTCATCCTGAATCCATATTAACTCCTCTTGGATCAAAAATTATTGAGAATTGGCTAAGGCATTAA
- a CDS encoding divalent metal cation transporter produces the protein MSVSSFVKKLGPGLLYAGAAVGVSHLVQSTRAGSSFGFELIGIIIIANLVKYPFFQFGPRYAHATGKSLIDGYLKLGKWAIVLYAILTLATMFTILAGISAVTAGVFIHVFNLELSAAEVSAIILILVMLILLIGRYSLLDKLIKYVIVILAISTLLAVVFAFNKGFNPNPDFVTHFDWLFRPHVLFLIAFVGWMPAPIDVSVWHSLWTIEKNKEIKSNSLKNSILDFNIGYFGTILLAMGFLTLGALVMYGSGEELSNKGGVFAGQLISMYTNSLGQWAYPIIAIAAITTMFSTVLTCLDAFPRILTPTTKILFNKMDWKDQRLNWIWILILAVGALIMIAYFASSMTFMVDVATTLSVLTAPFFAVMNYKVVTDKHMPETSKPKSWLKVYSWIGIVLLSGFAVYFLIWKFWL, from the coding sequence ATGTCCGTTTCATCTTTTGTCAAAAAACTGGGTCCCGGCTTATTATATGCCGGTGCAGCTGTTGGTGTTTCTCATCTTGTACAATCTACTCGTGCAGGATCTTCATTTGGATTTGAATTAATAGGCATTATTATCATTGCAAATTTGGTGAAATATCCATTTTTTCAATTCGGACCCCGATATGCACATGCAACCGGAAAAAGTTTAATTGATGGTTATCTAAAGCTTGGTAAATGGGCTATTGTCCTTTATGCTATTCTTACGCTTGCAACTATGTTTACCATTCTGGCGGGTATAAGTGCAGTAACAGCTGGTGTATTTATTCATGTATTTAATTTGGAATTAAGTGCAGCTGAGGTTAGTGCAATAATTCTGATTTTAGTCATGCTAATTCTACTAATTGGCCGATACAGTCTTTTAGATAAATTGATTAAATATGTGATTGTTATTCTGGCTATTTCAACTCTTTTGGCAGTTGTTTTTGCCTTTAATAAAGGATTTAATCCCAATCCCGATTTTGTTACCCATTTCGATTGGTTGTTTCGTCCGCATGTGCTTTTCCTGATTGCTTTTGTTGGATGGATGCCAGCTCCAATCGATGTCTCGGTGTGGCATTCCCTGTGGACAATAGAAAAAAATAAAGAGATAAAATCGAATAGCTTAAAAAACTCAATCCTTGATTTTAACATTGGCTATTTTGGAACCATTTTACTGGCTATGGGGTTCCTTACATTAGGCGCCTTGGTGATGTATGGAAGTGGTGAAGAACTGTCAAACAAGGGCGGTGTTTTTGCCGGACAGCTGATATCGATGTATACCAATAGTCTGGGTCAATGGGCTTATCCCATTATTGCCATTGCTGCCATTACCACAATGTTTAGCACTGTTTTAACTTGTTTGGATGCTTTCCCCAGAATTTTAACACCTACGACTAAAATTCTTTTCAATAAAATGGATTGGAAAGATCAAAGACTGAATTGGATTTGGATACTCATTTTGGCTGTAGGAGCATTGATTATGATAGCTTATTTCGCTTCCTCCATGACATTTATGGTTGATGTGGCTACCACACTTTCGGTGTTAACAGCTCCATTTTTTGCTGTGATGAATTATAAAGTAGTAACCGACAAGCATATGCCTGAAACAAGTAAACCAAAATCTTGGCTGAAAGTCTATAGCTGGATTGGGATTGTACTTTTAAGTGGATTTGCAGTCTATTTTTTAATATGGAAGTTTTGGCTTTAA